AATTTGTATCCCCCCCTATCAGAAAGTAAAAAAACCCAAAGGACTTTTTGCTCAATCAGCTTTCTAAATACTTGCTCTGATAGTCTATCTTTTTCCCTTGCAGTATATCTGTTTTTTCTAAGATAATCGTTCTGCCAGCACTTGAAATATCCAAAACCTGACGATATGGATGTTCACGATTTTTTAAGCTGGCAAGTGTTTGCCTATAAATTTGTGTGGTTGGCACAATCCATAAGACAATCCCTGTTTGTTTCTTTAGATAAGTCCTATTTATTAAGTCAATGGTATGACAGGCAAGTATTGTCTTGCCACCACCTGTTGGAATCTTAAGGTAGAAATTTGGCAATTCCTTACCCAGGCCATTCTTCCTGGAATGATAGGCTGTTTCAACAACCTTTTCCCAGGCTTTAAGTGGAAAGTTAATTGACAGTTCGGGGTCTTCCTTTATTAGTCTATCATTCTTTGCCTTAAATTCGGCAAGGGAGTCAAGATAATGCTTAATCTGTTCTAATGTCTTTTTTTGATATTCTTTTAGTTCCATTATTGTTCCTTAATAAATTTTAACTTCCGTTCTTTAAAAAACTCAAAATGGTCGTAACCGTTCAGGGCTATACATTAGAAGTGTAAACAAGGAGAAATGGGGAAAAGGGAGAATTGGAGAAATGGCTCAAACTTTTTCTTGCTCCACCCTTCGGACATCAATCCTGGTGTCGTGCTGAGTAAGTTTTGCACGGGGCATCATCAGGTTTCGTAACCTGCAAACGGATAATTGGTAACTGGTAATTGGTTAAAT
The genomic region above belongs to bacterium and contains:
- a CDS encoding DEAD/DEAH box helicase family protein is translated as MELKEYQKKTLEQIKHYLDSLAEFKAKNDRLIKEDPELSINFPLKAWEKVVETAYHSRKNGLGKELPNFYLKIPTGGGKTILACHTIDLINRTYLKKQTGIVLWIVPTTQIYRQTLASLKNREHPYRQVLDISSAGRTIILEKTDILQGKKIDYQSKYLES